In the Scomber japonicus isolate fScoJap1 chromosome 18, fScoJap1.pri, whole genome shotgun sequence genome, one interval contains:
- the clpp gene encoding ATP-dependent Clp protease proteolytic subunit, mitochondrial has translation MLLRRVLHMGGLTLRHSRSIHHSPAWKSPLIPIVVEQTGRGERAYDIYSRLLRERIICVMGPIDDSVASLVIAQLLFLQSESNNKPIHMYINSPGGVVTAGLAIYDTMQYILNPISTWCVGQAASMGSLLLAAGSTGMRHSLPNARIMVHQPSGGARGQATDIAIQAEEILKLKRQINNIYAKHTGQKLEIIEGVMERDRYMSPMEAQDFGLIDRVLVHPPQAGQDEPELVQKEQPTTASPSPAAESSTPEPTSPGTNPPSSYKPEP, from the exons ATGCTTCTACGA AGGGTGTTGCACATGGGAGGGTTGACACTGAGACACAGCAGATCTATCCACCACAGTCCTGCATGGAAGAGTCCTCTAATACCTATAGTTGTGGAGCAGACG gGAAGAGGAGAACGAGCTTATGACATCTACTCTCGCCTGCTGAGAGAGAGGATCATTTGTGTAATgggtcct ATTGATGACTCTGTAGCCAGCCTGGTTATCGCCCAGCTGCTTTTTCTTCAGTCagaaagcaacaacaaacccaTCCACATGTACATCAACAGCCCCG gtGGTGTGGTGACAGCAGGCCTGGCCATCTATGACACCATGCAGTATATCCTTAATCCCATCTCCACCTGGTGTGTTGGCCAGGCAGCCAGCATGGGCAGCTTGCTGCTGGCAGCAGGATCAACAGGCATGAGGCATTCACTGCCCAACGCCCGCATCATGGTCCACCAGCCATCAGGAGGAGCCAGG GGTCAGGCCACAGACATCGCCATCCAGGCCGAGGAGATCCTCAAACTGAAGAGACAGATCAACAACATCTACGCCAAACACACGGGACAGAAACTGGAAATCATCG AGGGTGTGATGGAGAGAGATCGTTACATGAGCCCCATGGAGGCGCAGGACTTCGGCCTCATCGACAGGGTCCTGGTCCACCCGCCCCAGGCAGGCCAGGACGAGCCCGAGCTGGTGCAGAAAGAACAGCCGACCACAGCCAGCCCCTCTCCAGCCGCCGAGTCTTCAACCCCCGAACCCACCTCCCCCGGAACAAACCCCCCCTCCTCATATAAACCTGAACCATGA
- the si:dkey-204f11.64 gene encoding guanine nucleotide-binding protein G(I)/G(S)/G(O) subunit gamma-5: MSNNAAPNSSLVIAQKAVKQLRLEASVRRIKVSQAAAELKTFCLQNAHKDPLLTGVPSSDNPFRPPKSCVLL; encoded by the exons ATGTCGAACAACGCCGCCCCGAACAGCAGTTTAGTTATCGCTCAGAAGGCAGTGAAGCAGCTCCGTCTTGAGGCCAGCGTCCGTCGGATAAAG GTTTCTCAGGCTGCTGCAGAACTGAAGACCTTCTGTTTGCAAAATGCTCACAAAGACCCTCTCCTCACCGGAGTGCCCTCCAGCGATAATCCATTCAGGCCTCCCAAATCATGTGTCCTCCTCTGA
- the carm1 gene encoding histone-arginine methyltransferase CARM1 isoform X1, with protein MAVSVFPGVRLLSIGDANGDIQRHSEQQPLRLEVKTSQDAALINLSNGEEASVFKCSVSRETECSRVGKQSFIITLGCNSVLLQFSSPADFQSFYNLLKNCRGHLGERSVFSDRTEESSAVQYFQFYGYLSQQQNMMQDYVRTGTYQRAILQNHTDFKDKVVLDVGCGSGILSFFAAQAGARKVYAVEASTMAQHAEVLVNSNRLGERVVVIPGKVEEVTLPEQVDIIISEPMGYMLFNERMLESYLHAKKFLKPNGKMFPTIGDVHLAPFTDEQLYMEQFTKANFWYQPSFHGVDLSALRGAAVDEYFRQPIVDTFDIRILMAKSVKYTVNFLEAKEDDLYRIEIPFKFHMMHSGLVHGLAFWFDVAFMGSVMTVWLSTAPTEPLTHWYQVRCLLQSPLFTKAGDTLSGTAVLVANKRQSYDISIVAQVDQTGSKSSNLLDLKNPFFRYTGTTPNPPPGSHYTSPSENMWNTGAAYSMSQGMGVSGMPAAYDLSTVIGSGTSVSHNNLIPLGTNHTPPGSSTTCGTWSSGEQIGEQQRKSAVQHEVPVNTGIVNHTHSRMGSIMSTGIVQGATTGQSGPSSSGTYYPVTNQFTMGGAAISMASPMVIPSNTMHYGS; from the exons ATGGCGGTCTCGGTGTTCCCCGGCGTGCGGCTCCTGTCCATCGGAGACGCGAACGGAGACATACAGCGACACTCAGAACAGCAGCCGCTGCGGTTAGAAGTAAAAACCTCACAAGATGCTGCCCTCATCAATCTCTCCAATG GAGAGGAGGCGAGTGTATTCAAGTGTTCGGTTTCCAGGGAGACGGAGTGCAGCCGCGTGGGGAAGCAGTCATTCATCATCACACTGGGCTGTAACAGCGTCCTGCTGCAGTTCTCCTCACCTGCAg ACTTTCAGTCCTTTTATAACCTCCTGAAGAACTGCCGTGGGCATCTTGGCGAGCGGTCAGTCTTTAGTGACAGAACAGAGGAGTCCTCTGCTGTACAGTACTTCCAG ttttaTGGCTACCTCTCCCAGCAACAGAACATGATGCAGGACTACGTTAGGACAGGAACCTACCAACGGGCGATCCTCCAGAACCACACTGACTTCAAGGACAAG GTGGTGCTGGATGTCGGTTGCGGCTCGGGGATCCTCTCTTTCTTCGCAGCCCAAGCTGGAGCCAGGAAGGTCTATGCAGTGGAGGCCAGCACCATGGCACAGCACGCCGAG GTGCTGGTGAACAGTAACCGTTTAGGGGAGCGCGTGGTGGTCATCCCGgggaaggtggaggaggtgacGCTGCCCGAGCAGGTCGACATCATCATCTCAGAGCCCATGGGCTACATGCTGTTCAATGAGCGCATGCTGGAGAGCTACCTGCACGCCAAGAAGTTCCTCAAACCCAACG gtaaAATGTTCCCTACCATCGGCGATGTCCACCTGGCTCCCTTCACAGACGAGCAGCTCTACATGGAGCAGTTCACCAAGGCCAACTTCTG GTACCAGCCCTCCTTCCACGGTGTAGACCTCTCTGCCCTGCGGGGGGCAGCAGTGGACGAGTATTTCCGCCAGCCAATCGTG GACACATTTGATATCCGTATCCTGATGGCCAAGTCGGTCAAGTACACAGTCAACTTCCTGGAGGCCAAAGAAGATGATCTCTACAG GATAGAGATTCCCTTTAAGTTCCACATGATGCACTCAGGCCTGGTGCATGGCCTGGCTTTCTGGTTTGATGTGGCGTTTATGGGATCAGT GATGACAGTATGGCTGTCCACAGCACCCACAGAGCCCCTCACCCACTGGTACCAGGTTCGCTGTCTGCTGCAGTCTCCCCTCTTCACCAAAGCTGGGGATACACTGTCCGGCACTGCAGTGCTGGTAGCCAACAAGAG ACAGAGCTACGACATCAGTATTGTTGCCCAGGTGGACCAGACAGGATCAAAGTCCAGCAATCTCCTGGACTTGAAGAACCCCTTTTTCAG GTACACAGGCACCACCCCCAACCCTCCTCCTGGCTCACACTACACCTCCCCATCGGAGAACATGTGGAACACGGGGGCGGCCTACAGCATGAGTCAGGGGATGGGTGTAtcag ggATGCCTGCAGCTTATGACCTCAGCACAGTCATCGGCAGCGGCACGTCAGTCTCTCACAACAACCTCATCCCCCTGGGTACGAATCACACTCCACCTGGCTCTTCAACAACTTGTGGAACTTGGTCTAGTGGGGAACAAATAGGAGAACAACAGAGGAAATCTGCAGTGCAGCATGAAGTACCAG TGAACACAGGGATTGTGAACCACACCCACTCCAGGATGGGCTCCATTATGAGCACAGGAATTGTCCAGG GAGCCACTACGGGCCAatcaggccccagcagcagcGGTACTTACTATCCCGTCACCAACCAGTTCACCATGGGGGGTGCGGCCATCTCCATggcctcacctatggtcatccCCAGCAACACCATGCATTACGGCAGTTAA
- the carm1 gene encoding histone-arginine methyltransferase CARM1 isoform X3 yields the protein MAVSVFPGVRLLSIGDANGDIQRHSEQQPLRLEVKTSQDAALINLSNGEEASVFKCSVSRETECSRVGKQSFIITLGCNSVLLQFSSPADFQSFYNLLKNCRGHLGERSVFSDRTEESSAVQYFQFYGYLSQQQNMMQDYVRTGTYQRAILQNHTDFKDKVVLDVGCGSGILSFFAAQAGARKVYAVEASTMAQHAEVLVNSNRLGERVVVIPGKVEEVTLPEQVDIIISEPMGYMLFNERMLESYLHAKKFLKPNGKMFPTIGDVHLAPFTDEQLYMEQFTKANFWYQPSFHGVDLSALRGAAVDEYFRQPIVDTFDIRILMAKSVKYTVNFLEAKEDDLYRIEIPFKFHMMHSGLVHGLAFWFDVAFMGSVMTVWLSTAPTEPLTHWYQVRCLLQSPLFTKAGDTLSGTAVLVANKRQSYDISIVAQVDQTGSKSSNLLDLKNPFFRYTGTTPNPPPGSHYTSPSENMWNTGAAYSMSQGMGVSGMPAAYDLSTVIGSGTSVSHNNLIPLVNTGIVNHTHSRMGSIMSTGIVQGATTGQSGPSSSGTYYPVTNQFTMGGAAISMASPMVIPSNTMHYGS from the exons ATGGCGGTCTCGGTGTTCCCCGGCGTGCGGCTCCTGTCCATCGGAGACGCGAACGGAGACATACAGCGACACTCAGAACAGCAGCCGCTGCGGTTAGAAGTAAAAACCTCACAAGATGCTGCCCTCATCAATCTCTCCAATG GAGAGGAGGCGAGTGTATTCAAGTGTTCGGTTTCCAGGGAGACGGAGTGCAGCCGCGTGGGGAAGCAGTCATTCATCATCACACTGGGCTGTAACAGCGTCCTGCTGCAGTTCTCCTCACCTGCAg ACTTTCAGTCCTTTTATAACCTCCTGAAGAACTGCCGTGGGCATCTTGGCGAGCGGTCAGTCTTTAGTGACAGAACAGAGGAGTCCTCTGCTGTACAGTACTTCCAG ttttaTGGCTACCTCTCCCAGCAACAGAACATGATGCAGGACTACGTTAGGACAGGAACCTACCAACGGGCGATCCTCCAGAACCACACTGACTTCAAGGACAAG GTGGTGCTGGATGTCGGTTGCGGCTCGGGGATCCTCTCTTTCTTCGCAGCCCAAGCTGGAGCCAGGAAGGTCTATGCAGTGGAGGCCAGCACCATGGCACAGCACGCCGAG GTGCTGGTGAACAGTAACCGTTTAGGGGAGCGCGTGGTGGTCATCCCGgggaaggtggaggaggtgacGCTGCCCGAGCAGGTCGACATCATCATCTCAGAGCCCATGGGCTACATGCTGTTCAATGAGCGCATGCTGGAGAGCTACCTGCACGCCAAGAAGTTCCTCAAACCCAACG gtaaAATGTTCCCTACCATCGGCGATGTCCACCTGGCTCCCTTCACAGACGAGCAGCTCTACATGGAGCAGTTCACCAAGGCCAACTTCTG GTACCAGCCCTCCTTCCACGGTGTAGACCTCTCTGCCCTGCGGGGGGCAGCAGTGGACGAGTATTTCCGCCAGCCAATCGTG GACACATTTGATATCCGTATCCTGATGGCCAAGTCGGTCAAGTACACAGTCAACTTCCTGGAGGCCAAAGAAGATGATCTCTACAG GATAGAGATTCCCTTTAAGTTCCACATGATGCACTCAGGCCTGGTGCATGGCCTGGCTTTCTGGTTTGATGTGGCGTTTATGGGATCAGT GATGACAGTATGGCTGTCCACAGCACCCACAGAGCCCCTCACCCACTGGTACCAGGTTCGCTGTCTGCTGCAGTCTCCCCTCTTCACCAAAGCTGGGGATACACTGTCCGGCACTGCAGTGCTGGTAGCCAACAAGAG ACAGAGCTACGACATCAGTATTGTTGCCCAGGTGGACCAGACAGGATCAAAGTCCAGCAATCTCCTGGACTTGAAGAACCCCTTTTTCAG GTACACAGGCACCACCCCCAACCCTCCTCCTGGCTCACACTACACCTCCCCATCGGAGAACATGTGGAACACGGGGGCGGCCTACAGCATGAGTCAGGGGATGGGTGTAtcag ggATGCCTGCAGCTTATGACCTCAGCACAGTCATCGGCAGCGGCACGTCAGTCTCTCACAACAACCTCATCCCCCTGG TGAACACAGGGATTGTGAACCACACCCACTCCAGGATGGGCTCCATTATGAGCACAGGAATTGTCCAGG GAGCCACTACGGGCCAatcaggccccagcagcagcGGTACTTACTATCCCGTCACCAACCAGTTCACCATGGGGGGTGCGGCCATCTCCATggcctcacctatggtcatccCCAGCAACACCATGCATTACGGCAGTTAA
- the carm1 gene encoding histone-arginine methyltransferase CARM1 isoform X2, producing the protein MAVSVFPGVRLLSIGDANGDIQRHSEQQPLRLEVKTSQDAALINLSNEEASVFKCSVSRETECSRVGKQSFIITLGCNSVLLQFSSPADFQSFYNLLKNCRGHLGERSVFSDRTEESSAVQYFQFYGYLSQQQNMMQDYVRTGTYQRAILQNHTDFKDKVVLDVGCGSGILSFFAAQAGARKVYAVEASTMAQHAEVLVNSNRLGERVVVIPGKVEEVTLPEQVDIIISEPMGYMLFNERMLESYLHAKKFLKPNGKMFPTIGDVHLAPFTDEQLYMEQFTKANFWYQPSFHGVDLSALRGAAVDEYFRQPIVDTFDIRILMAKSVKYTVNFLEAKEDDLYRIEIPFKFHMMHSGLVHGLAFWFDVAFMGSVMTVWLSTAPTEPLTHWYQVRCLLQSPLFTKAGDTLSGTAVLVANKRQSYDISIVAQVDQTGSKSSNLLDLKNPFFRYTGTTPNPPPGSHYTSPSENMWNTGAAYSMSQGMGVSGMPAAYDLSTVIGSGTSVSHNNLIPLGTNHTPPGSSTTCGTWSSGEQIGEQQRKSAVQHEVPVNTGIVNHTHSRMGSIMSTGIVQGATTGQSGPSSSGTYYPVTNQFTMGGAAISMASPMVIPSNTMHYGS; encoded by the exons ATGGCGGTCTCGGTGTTCCCCGGCGTGCGGCTCCTGTCCATCGGAGACGCGAACGGAGACATACAGCGACACTCAGAACAGCAGCCGCTGCGGTTAGAAGTAAAAACCTCACAAGATGCTGCCCTCATCAATCTCTCCAATG AGGAGGCGAGTGTATTCAAGTGTTCGGTTTCCAGGGAGACGGAGTGCAGCCGCGTGGGGAAGCAGTCATTCATCATCACACTGGGCTGTAACAGCGTCCTGCTGCAGTTCTCCTCACCTGCAg ACTTTCAGTCCTTTTATAACCTCCTGAAGAACTGCCGTGGGCATCTTGGCGAGCGGTCAGTCTTTAGTGACAGAACAGAGGAGTCCTCTGCTGTACAGTACTTCCAG ttttaTGGCTACCTCTCCCAGCAACAGAACATGATGCAGGACTACGTTAGGACAGGAACCTACCAACGGGCGATCCTCCAGAACCACACTGACTTCAAGGACAAG GTGGTGCTGGATGTCGGTTGCGGCTCGGGGATCCTCTCTTTCTTCGCAGCCCAAGCTGGAGCCAGGAAGGTCTATGCAGTGGAGGCCAGCACCATGGCACAGCACGCCGAG GTGCTGGTGAACAGTAACCGTTTAGGGGAGCGCGTGGTGGTCATCCCGgggaaggtggaggaggtgacGCTGCCCGAGCAGGTCGACATCATCATCTCAGAGCCCATGGGCTACATGCTGTTCAATGAGCGCATGCTGGAGAGCTACCTGCACGCCAAGAAGTTCCTCAAACCCAACG gtaaAATGTTCCCTACCATCGGCGATGTCCACCTGGCTCCCTTCACAGACGAGCAGCTCTACATGGAGCAGTTCACCAAGGCCAACTTCTG GTACCAGCCCTCCTTCCACGGTGTAGACCTCTCTGCCCTGCGGGGGGCAGCAGTGGACGAGTATTTCCGCCAGCCAATCGTG GACACATTTGATATCCGTATCCTGATGGCCAAGTCGGTCAAGTACACAGTCAACTTCCTGGAGGCCAAAGAAGATGATCTCTACAG GATAGAGATTCCCTTTAAGTTCCACATGATGCACTCAGGCCTGGTGCATGGCCTGGCTTTCTGGTTTGATGTGGCGTTTATGGGATCAGT GATGACAGTATGGCTGTCCACAGCACCCACAGAGCCCCTCACCCACTGGTACCAGGTTCGCTGTCTGCTGCAGTCTCCCCTCTTCACCAAAGCTGGGGATACACTGTCCGGCACTGCAGTGCTGGTAGCCAACAAGAG ACAGAGCTACGACATCAGTATTGTTGCCCAGGTGGACCAGACAGGATCAAAGTCCAGCAATCTCCTGGACTTGAAGAACCCCTTTTTCAG GTACACAGGCACCACCCCCAACCCTCCTCCTGGCTCACACTACACCTCCCCATCGGAGAACATGTGGAACACGGGGGCGGCCTACAGCATGAGTCAGGGGATGGGTGTAtcag ggATGCCTGCAGCTTATGACCTCAGCACAGTCATCGGCAGCGGCACGTCAGTCTCTCACAACAACCTCATCCCCCTGGGTACGAATCACACTCCACCTGGCTCTTCAACAACTTGTGGAACTTGGTCTAGTGGGGAACAAATAGGAGAACAACAGAGGAAATCTGCAGTGCAGCATGAAGTACCAG TGAACACAGGGATTGTGAACCACACCCACTCCAGGATGGGCTCCATTATGAGCACAGGAATTGTCCAGG GAGCCACTACGGGCCAatcaggccccagcagcagcGGTACTTACTATCCCGTCACCAACCAGTTCACCATGGGGGGTGCGGCCATCTCCATggcctcacctatggtcatccCCAGCAACACCATGCATTACGGCAGTTAA